One genomic window of uncultured delta proteobacterium includes the following:
- a CDS encoding conserved hypothetical protein (Evidence 4 : Homologs of previously reported genes of unknown function) has translation MAHYNFNVLGQDVSFRAEADPTRIEQARVLLEERYNKLQQHGKQLSKEKLLTFLALALADDMLQAREEMKKSEQKVQSILERLATQSPASDGQT, from the coding sequence ATGGCCCACTATAACTTTAATGTGCTTGGACAAGACGTTTCATTCAGGGCCGAGGCTGATCCCACACGGATCGAGCAGGCCCGGGTACTGCTGGAAGAACGGTACAACAAGCTTCAGCAGCACGGAAAACAGCTGAGTAAAGAAAAACTTCTGACGTTCCTCGCCTTGGCTTTGGCGGATGATATGCTCCAGGCCAGAGAGGAAATGAAAAAGTCGGAACAGAAAGTACAGTCGATTTTGGAACGTTTAGCCACGCAAAGCCCGGCATCTGACGGGCAAACGTGA
- the rny gene encoding Ribonuclease Y, with translation MNGMTHTLLAVGGVAAAFIAGYILHNVINAKRLRDAKEFASRIEDEARKEGLAQKKEILLQGKHELLEYKRQAEQELKELEKELKNKEKKLEDYSERLEEKLEKATEKEHDLLLMEKELARKERGLEEKDEQLGRKMDEQERKLQEVSGLTVEEAKSRLMEEIAARTRHEAAKTMRVIEMEAKENADRKAKEIIANAIQRYAGDYVGEQTVTAVTLPSDDMKGRIIGREGRNIRALEAATGVDLIIDDTPETVILSAYNPLRRQVAKMALERLIQDGRIHPARIEDIVRKAEEELDVQIREVGQQATFDAGVHGIHPDIMRLLGQLKYRTSFSQNVLQHSLEVSSLCGMMAAELGMDVKKAKRAGLLHDLGKAVDHEVEGPHALIGADIAKKYGESKEIVHAIAAHHEDMTPDSVLAVLTQAADCLSGARPGARKELLQNYVKRLEDLEGIAAAFDGVTKAYAIQAGRELRVMVNSDSVDDDTTYLLCKDIAEKIEQSLTYPGQIRVTVIRERRAVGIAK, from the coding sequence ATGAACGGCATGACACACACCCTATTGGCGGTGGGCGGAGTGGCGGCGGCATTCATCGCCGGCTATATTCTGCACAACGTCATTAATGCCAAACGGTTGAGGGATGCCAAGGAGTTCGCCAGCCGTATTGAGGACGAGGCGCGTAAGGAAGGCCTGGCACAAAAGAAGGAAATCCTTCTTCAAGGAAAACATGAACTTCTTGAATACAAACGCCAGGCTGAACAGGAACTCAAAGAACTCGAAAAAGAACTGAAAAACAAAGAAAAAAAGCTCGAAGATTACAGCGAAAGACTTGAAGAAAAACTTGAAAAAGCCACCGAGAAAGAACACGATCTCCTGTTGATGGAAAAAGAGCTGGCCCGCAAGGAACGCGGCCTGGAAGAAAAGGACGAGCAGCTCGGCCGGAAAATGGACGAGCAGGAACGCAAACTCCAGGAAGTCTCCGGGCTGACGGTGGAAGAAGCCAAAAGCCGCCTGATGGAGGAAATCGCCGCGAGAACCCGCCACGAAGCCGCGAAAACCATGCGCGTGATAGAAATGGAAGCGAAGGAAAACGCGGATAGAAAAGCCAAGGAAATCATCGCCAACGCCATCCAGCGGTATGCGGGCGACTACGTGGGCGAACAGACGGTTACCGCCGTCACGCTGCCCAGCGACGATATGAAGGGCAGGATCATCGGCCGTGAAGGCCGCAACATCCGCGCCCTGGAAGCCGCGACCGGCGTTGATCTCATCATCGACGACACCCCGGAAACGGTCATCCTTTCCGCTTACAACCCCCTGCGCCGCCAGGTTGCGAAAATGGCCCTGGAGCGTCTGATCCAGGACGGCCGCATCCACCCCGCCCGCATTGAGGACATCGTCCGCAAAGCCGAGGAGGAGCTGGACGTGCAAATCCGGGAAGTGGGCCAGCAGGCCACCTTTGACGCCGGCGTGCACGGCATCCATCCCGACATCATGCGCCTTCTGGGGCAGCTTAAATACAGAACGAGCTTTTCGCAGAACGTGCTGCAGCACTCCCTTGAAGTCTCCTCCCTCTGCGGCATGATGGCCGCCGAGCTCGGCATGGACGTCAAAAAAGCCAAACGGGCCGGGCTCCTCCATGACCTCGGCAAGGCCGTGGACCACGAGGTGGAAGGCCCCCACGCCCTCATCGGCGCGGATATCGCCAAAAAATATGGCGAAAGCAAGGAAATCGTGCACGCCATCGCCGCGCACCACGAAGACATGACCCCGGATTCCGTGCTCGCGGTTCTGACCCAGGCCGCGGACTGTCTCTCCGGCGCGCGGCCCGGAGCACGCAAAGAATTGCTGCAAAACTACGTCAAACGGCTGGAAGACCTTGAAGGCATTGCCGCTGCGTTTGACGGGGTGACCAAGGCCTACGCGATCCAGGCCGGACGCGAGCTCAGGGTCATGGTCAACTCGGATTCCGTCGACGACGATACCACCTACCTGCTTTGCAAGGATATCGCTGAAAAAATCGAGCAAAGCCTGACATACCCCGGCCAGATCCGGGTTACCGTCATCCGCGAACGCCGGGCCGTGGGCATCGCGAAGTAA
- a CDS encoding Diaminopimelate epimerase-like protein encodes MPALTLPFYKLSPGGNPTILIRENSLLASPYGPEDRAAIARALMDPDHLGAEQVGFLDTSRSLPHMEMMGGEFCVNAIRSAALIFARLGLLPEGQTPGCREGSVTTSGAGAPIPVRVSPIPGPCAPETGLPGSMAMEAAIALPLPKDATDSLVTECAHGEVLVRLPGITHLLLDANVHSLPDSPLDAAAAKRAAYGLDAEEAAGVIWHVPGPAKTVAITPVVRVAATGSSVVETACGSGSLAVALLMARSGGSGFILRQPSGHAITVAFAAYAASPGHLLGHMLAWISGPVRLIAEGTANVSW; translated from the coding sequence ATGCCCGCTCTTACCCTGCCGTTTTACAAGCTGAGCCCCGGCGGCAACCCCACGATTTTGATCCGGGAAAACAGCCTCCTGGCCTCCCCCTACGGCCCGGAAGACCGGGCGGCCATTGCCCGCGCCCTCATGGACCCCGACCACCTCGGCGCCGAACAGGTGGGGTTTCTCGACACGTCCCGCTCTCTGCCCCATATGGAAATGATGGGCGGCGAGTTCTGCGTGAACGCGATCCGCTCCGCCGCGCTTATTTTCGCGCGGCTCGGCCTGCTGCCGGAAGGCCAGACCCCCGGCTGCCGGGAAGGAAGCGTCACAACCTCCGGCGCTGGCGCCCCGATCCCCGTCCGCGTCTCTCCGATACCGGGTCCGTGCGCGCCTGAAACCGGCCTGCCCGGCTCCATGGCCATGGAAGCGGCCATAGCCCTGCCCCTGCCCAAGGACGCCACGGACAGCCTCGTGACCGAATGCGCCCATGGGGAAGTTCTTGTCCGGCTGCCCGGCATCACCCATCTGTTATTGGATGCGAACGTCCACTCCCTGCCGGATTCCCCCCTTGACGCGGCGGCGGCCAAACGGGCCGCATACGGCCTGGACGCCGAAGAAGCCGCCGGTGTGATCTGGCATGTTCCCGGCCCGGCGAAGACAGTGGCCATTACCCCGGTGGTGCGCGTGGCCGCAACCGGGTCCTCGGTGGTGGAAACCGCCTGCGGGTCCGGCTCCCTGGCCGTGGCCCTCTTGATGGCACGGTCCGGCGGCAGCGGCTTTATCCTGCGCCAGCCGAGCGGCCATGCCATCACCGTGGCGTTTGCGGCGTATGCCGCTTCCCCGGGCCACCTTTTGGGCCACATGCTCGCCTGGATCAGCGGACCCGTCCGCCTGATCGCCGAAGGAACGGCGAACGTCTCCTGGTGA
- the yeiU gene encoding Inner membrane protein YeiU has translation MAKRLVAATALTLFGACLMASYFLCAAAWKDLDTAVFYYFNACLVPGSWFTSLVAYTNMRIFDAVSFVCMGILYLHYFRQRDNAGKRILVCIGLCMLLTAIVIKQCGGLIPIAHPSPTFTFEDVNRVSKMVAFTTKDADRNSFPGDHGMMLMIFAAYMARYFGRRAFAAAVLIVAVFAMPRILSGAHWFSDVYMGSLSIACMAVSWVLLTPASDWCAAKLEKLLPRWFFPPGGTGMFGR, from the coding sequence ATGGCTAAACGGCTTGTTGCGGCAACGGCATTGACCCTCTTCGGCGCGTGTCTCATGGCGTCGTATTTTTTGTGCGCTGCAGCCTGGAAAGACCTTGATACGGCTGTTTTTTACTATTTCAATGCGTGTCTGGTGCCGGGGTCCTGGTTCACATCCCTGGTGGCGTATACCAACATGCGGATTTTTGACGCGGTTTCATTTGTGTGCATGGGAATCTTGTACCTCCACTATTTCCGGCAGCGGGACAATGCCGGCAAACGCATATTGGTCTGCATCGGCCTGTGCATGCTGCTCACGGCTATTGTGATAAAACAATGCGGCGGCCTTATTCCCATAGCGCACCCGAGCCCGACGTTCACGTTCGAGGACGTCAACCGGGTCAGCAAAATGGTTGCTTTCACCACAAAAGACGCGGACCGGAACAGTTTCCCCGGCGACCACGGCATGATGCTCATGATCTTCGCGGCCTACATGGCGCGGTATTTCGGAAGGCGCGCCTTTGCCGCCGCCGTGCTGATAGTGGCCGTTTTCGCCATGCCCAGGATATTGTCCGGAGCGCACTGGTTCAGCGACGTGTATATGGGGTCGCTCTCCATTGCCTGCATGGCGGTCAGCTGGGTTCTGCTGACCCCGGCAAGCGATTGGTGCGCCGCAAAGCTTGAAAAACTGCTGCCGCGCTGGTTCTTCCCGCCGGGCGGGACGGGGATGTTCGGCAGGTAG
- the radA gene encoding DNA repair protein RadA homolog, with amino-acid sequence MAKQREIYVCSACGAKAMQWRGQCASCSAWNTLEPVAVTAEKPGKGRRPSSLSPIPFIAPLQDAADSHSAVFSTGVAAVDRILGGGFAPGASILVGGEPGIGKSTLLLQLAGAVASSGKRTVYLSGEEALSQIKARAERLGVLHENLTGIATSQIEDVFPALEGPEPPDLLIVDSVQTVATTQAEGLPGNVSQVRAVATELAEMCRKAGTCVLFVGHVTKEGAIAGPKLLEHLVDTVISLEGERRHMFRILRVLKNRFGPNQELLIFQMVNAGMELVPDPSTYFLGARDASLSGTAVAMAIEGQRPFAVEIQALVTKTYLAIPRRTGLGFDVNRLHLLLAVLEKRLRLNLSQVDIYAKVGGGLKIQDPGMDLALVAAVLSSFYDVPLPERAIAWGEVDLNGQVRPVYNHNIRIAQAERLGYDPILFPHATGGSLKEKGGVRTLTDLQRALFGNTRKNAGPGGMVSDG; translated from the coding sequence ATGGCGAAACAGCGGGAAATCTATGTTTGCAGCGCCTGCGGCGCCAAAGCCATGCAATGGCGGGGGCAATGCGCCTCTTGCAGCGCCTGGAATACGCTTGAGCCTGTCGCGGTTACCGCGGAAAAGCCCGGCAAAGGGCGCAGGCCGTCGTCGCTTTCTCCCATACCGTTCATAGCGCCGTTACAAGATGCCGCTGATTCCCATTCCGCGGTGTTCAGCACCGGGGTTGCCGCCGTGGACCGGATTTTGGGCGGCGGTTTCGCGCCGGGCGCGTCCATTCTTGTCGGCGGGGAACCGGGCATAGGCAAATCGACCTTGCTGCTGCAACTTGCCGGGGCAGTCGCCTCTTCGGGGAAACGGACCGTCTACCTTTCCGGCGAGGAAGCGCTCTCCCAGATCAAGGCCAGGGCCGAGCGGCTTGGTGTGCTGCATGAGAATCTCACCGGCATAGCGACCTCCCAGATCGAGGATGTTTTTCCGGCTCTTGAAGGCCCGGAACCGCCGGACCTGCTCATCGTCGACTCGGTGCAGACCGTGGCCACGACCCAGGCCGAGGGCCTGCCCGGCAACGTCAGCCAGGTCCGGGCGGTGGCGACCGAGCTTGCGGAGATGTGCCGCAAGGCGGGCACCTGCGTACTCTTTGTCGGGCATGTGACCAAGGAGGGGGCCATCGCGGGGCCGAAGCTCCTTGAGCATCTTGTGGACACGGTTATTTCCCTGGAAGGGGAGCGGCGGCACATGTTCCGCATTTTGCGGGTGCTTAAAAACCGTTTTGGCCCCAACCAGGAACTGCTTATTTTCCAGATGGTCAATGCGGGCATGGAACTTGTGCCCGACCCCTCCACCTATTTTCTCGGCGCGCGCGACGCGTCCCTTTCCGGCACCGCCGTCGCCATGGCCATTGAGGGGCAACGGCCTTTCGCGGTAGAGATTCAGGCGCTTGTCACCAAAACGTACCTTGCGATTCCCCGGCGGACGGGGCTGGGGTTCGACGTCAACCGGCTGCATCTTTTACTGGCGGTTCTGGAAAAACGGCTGCGGCTCAATTTGTCGCAGGTCGACATTTACGCCAAGGTCGGCGGCGGCCTGAAGATCCAGGATCCGGGCATGGACCTGGCGCTGGTCGCGGCGGTGCTGTCCTCCTTTTACGACGTGCCGCTGCCGGAGCGCGCCATCGCCTGGGGCGAGGTGGATCTCAACGGACAGGTGCGGCCCGTGTATAACCACAACATCCGGATTGCCCAGGCGGAGCGCCTTGGGTACGATCCGATTCTTTTCCCCCATGCCACGGGGGGGAGTTTGAAGGAAAAAGGCGGCGTAAGGACCCTGACGGACCTGCAACGCGCCCTTTTCGGCAACACACGCAAAAACGCCGGACCCGGCGGGATGGTTTCCGATGGCTAA
- a CDS encoding conserved hypothetical protein (Evidence 4 : Homologs of previously reported genes of unknown function), producing the protein MIVTCPQCETKFDIPDDKYRPGRKARCSNCGNVFALPELDDAVSPEGAAAPAGMAAATPPRAEEAASFDAADEAFADIADEELADDAPEGDIAAPPASVDDVVSPLAKKAAGNKISKKKLILLGGMCLVVALLAYGGIMVYSAVFAPPKGTDPVRATDGSTVESLGGKTRSADQEKEAARLAAVRRLSLENVRQYTVTENEKTGPMVVVEGAVVNNFETPKDLILLEITLYDAKGNALVMREQYCGVTLSLLQLRTLPQAAIEGALVNQSVILSNNTDILPGSSVRFTSVFFDLPHSAYEFEVKIIDVQDPAKK; encoded by the coding sequence ATGATTGTAACCTGCCCCCAATGTGAAACGAAATTTGACATTCCGGACGACAAGTACCGCCCGGGCCGCAAGGCCCGTTGTTCCAATTGCGGCAACGTGTTCGCGCTTCCGGAACTGGATGACGCCGTTTCACCGGAAGGGGCCGCCGCACCTGCGGGCATGGCTGCCGCCACACCTCCCCGGGCGGAAGAAGCGGCGTCGTTTGACGCTGCCGACGAGGCTTTTGCGGACATCGCGGATGAAGAACTTGCGGATGACGCGCCGGAAGGCGATATCGCGGCTCCTCCCGCGTCGGTTGACGATGTCGTGTCCCCCCTGGCGAAAAAAGCCGCCGGGAACAAAATCAGCAAAAAAAAGCTGATCCTGCTCGGCGGCATGTGTCTCGTTGTCGCGCTGTTGGCGTACGGCGGGATCATGGTCTATTCAGCGGTCTTTGCGCCGCCGAAGGGTACGGACCCCGTGCGGGCGACGGACGGCAGCACGGTGGAATCCCTCGGCGGCAAAACACGCAGCGCGGACCAGGAAAAAGAAGCGGCGCGGCTGGCGGCTGTCCGCCGTTTGTCCCTGGAGAACGTCCGCCAGTATACGGTGACGGAAAACGAGAAAACCGGCCCGATGGTGGTGGTGGAAGGGGCCGTCGTCAATAATTTCGAAACCCCGAAAGATCTTATCCTCCTGGAAATCACCCTGTATGACGCCAAGGGGAACGCGCTTGTCATGCGCGAGCAATACTGCGGCGTGACGCTCTCGCTTTTGCAGTTGCGCACCTTGCCCCAGGCCGCGATCGAAGGCGCGCTTGTCAACCAGTCAGTGATCCTTTCCAACAACACGGATATTCTCCCCGGCAGCAGCGTACGCTTTACCTCGGTATTTTTTGATTTGCCCCATTCCGCCTATGAATTTGAAGTCAAAATCATCGACGTGCAGGACCCGGCAAAGAAGTGA
- the hpt gene encoding Hypoxanthine-guanine phosphoribosyltransferase: MPGKKETLRCVYSREAIAARVREIGEEVNRLYSDKDLVVVCVLKGAFMFFSDLVKELTVRPQIDFVRLASYGSGTKSAGDVMLVKDVELSLEGKHVLIVEDVIDSGHSMDFLLRLFKVRGAASLRLAVLVDKRERREVDVKPDFTGFTLREGFIVGYGLDYAEKYRELPAVYEVVFE; encoded by the coding sequence ATGCCGGGGAAAAAGGAAACACTGCGCTGCGTGTATTCGCGGGAAGCCATTGCCGCCCGCGTGCGGGAGATCGGCGAGGAAGTGAACCGGCTCTATTCGGATAAAGACTTGGTCGTGGTCTGCGTGCTCAAAGGCGCGTTCATGTTTTTTTCGGATCTTGTGAAAGAGCTGACCGTCCGCCCGCAGATAGACTTCGTGCGCCTCGCCAGTTACGGCTCGGGCACGAAAAGCGCGGGCGACGTCATGCTCGTCAAGGACGTGGAACTTTCCCTTGAGGGTAAGCACGTCCTTATTGTCGAGGATGTGATCGATTCCGGCCACAGCATGGATTTTCTGCTGCGCCTCTTCAAGGTGCGCGGCGCGGCGTCGCTCCGGCTGGCCGTGCTGGTGGACAAGCGGGAGCGGCGTGAGGTGGACGTCAAACCGGACTTCACCGGCTTTACGCTGCGCGAGGGTTTTATCGTCGGGTACGGCCTTGATTACGCGGAAAAGTACCGCGAACTCCCGGCGGTGTACGAAGTTGTGTTCGAATGA
- a CDS encoding putative acetyltransferase (Evidence 3 : Function proposed based on presence of conserved amino acid motif, structural feature or limited homology): MSLVLRKAHGKDVVPMHSLIVAGAEKGLLLPRSRGQIFTALRDFFVLADEETGGVAGCCALAIIWENLAEVRSLYVADTHRRQGLGQKLVNACLEDAASFGITQVFTLTYQTAFFKGLGFAEVPKETLPQKIWTDCIHCPKFPNCDEIALIRSV; encoded by the coding sequence ATGAGCCTGGTTTTACGGAAAGCGCACGGCAAAGATGTTGTTCCGATGCATTCCCTGATCGTCGCCGGCGCGGAAAAGGGGCTTTTGCTGCCGCGCTCGCGGGGGCAGATTTTTACCGCGCTGCGGGATTTTTTCGTCCTCGCGGACGAGGAAACCGGCGGCGTTGCCGGGTGCTGCGCTCTTGCCATCATCTGGGAGAATCTGGCCGAAGTGCGTTCCCTGTATGTCGCCGACACCCACAGACGGCAAGGGCTCGGGCAAAAGCTGGTCAACGCCTGCCTTGAGGATGCCGCCTCGTTCGGGATTACCCAGGTTTTCACCCTGACGTACCAGACCGCCTTTTTCAAGGGCCTGGGCTTCGCGGAAGTCCCCAAGGAAACCCTGCCCCAGAAAATATGGACGGACTGCATCCACTGTCCCAAATTCCCCAACTGCGACGAAATCGCCCTCATCAGGAGCGTGTGA
- a CDS encoding conserved exported hypothetical protein (Evidence 4 : Homologs of previously reported genes of unknown function) produces the protein MKLYLKRGSLVLALLVLLAGAPGAAGAAEFEIFGYKQMEDLVKANKGKIVMINFFATWCPPCREEIPSLIRIRKDIGKDKLVLIGASVDEDDEALRTYAAKTKFNYPVKKAGDDLVQAVGVSGIPHMLVFDGKGEVVGNAAGLVEEGDLREFLKSHMESK, from the coding sequence ATGAAACTGTATCTGAAACGCGGTTCGTTGGTGTTGGCGTTGCTCGTTCTTTTGGCCGGGGCGCCCGGTGCCGCCGGCGCGGCCGAGTTCGAGATCTTCGGTTACAAACAAATGGAAGACCTGGTCAAGGCGAACAAGGGCAAAATTGTGATGATAAACTTTTTTGCCACCTGGTGCCCGCCGTGCCGGGAGGAAATCCCGAGCCTGATCCGCATCCGCAAGGATATCGGCAAGGACAAGCTCGTTCTGATCGGGGCTTCCGTGGATGAGGACGACGAGGCATTGCGCACGTACGCGGCAAAGACAAAGTTCAACTATCCCGTGAAAAAAGCCGGTGATGATCTGGTGCAGGCCGTGGGAGTTTCCGGCATTCCGCACATGCTCGTCTTTGACGGCAAGGGCGAGGTTGTCGGCAACGCGGCCGGGCTGGTCGAGGAAGGCGATCTGCGGGAGTTTCTGAAATCCCACATGGAGTCAAAGTAA
- a CDS encoding Methionine synthase: MSDFLAKLSSGARLFFDGGLGTMLQARGLPAGVSPEEFCLESPGTLRGIHMEYAEAGADILTTNTFGGTRYKLPAGLDAAAFNRRMAEIAREAADAAAAKLGRPVFVAGSIGPSGKFVPPLGDIPFTDLVAAFREQIRGLVAGRVDLLLAETQFDIAEVKAIVLAARQECALPIGVSMTFENGRSLTGSSPEVFAATAANMGVTFIGTNCSAGPKEMAEVVTRLLAVSPVPVMAEPNAGLPELVGNETVFRLPPAPFAEAAGLIARDGVQLIGGCCGTTPDHIRALHANTGPGRVMREAPSMAGGVTVTSRSGLVRIGYDEPFRIIGERINPTGKKQLSAELAVGEFTTALRFADEQVAAGAHVLDVNVGAPLVDEVALLPELVAALASRHAIPLALDSSNAEAVAAALAAYPASPLVNSISNEPGNLERLGPLCRDYGAPFILLPLKGKKLPESAGERIAIIESMLAAMDDLGVPRHLALVDVLVLTVSANARAALECLDVVRYCREKLNLPTTAGLSNVSFGLPARELVNAGFLSMGAGVGLNACIANPGNARIREAVAVSDLLAGRDLAAGRFIATYTGWKPGEGASQAAAQGGGGADAKVALSLADAVILGRKEEIIPMVQTALDGGRDPFALVADELIPAITDVGTKYERKEYFLPQLIRSAETMQAAFAVVRPLLEKDARAEEKTVILTATVEGDIHDIGKNIVNLMLRNHGFEVIDLGKDVPAAEIVKAARSGKAAAIGLSALMTTTMVRMADTVTLLQKEGLSVPVMVGGAVVTPSFAESIGAHYSSDAVDAVRVARELTGK, encoded by the coding sequence GTGTCCGATTTTTTGGCGAAGCTTTCGTCCGGAGCGCGGCTCTTTTTTGACGGCGGCCTGGGCACCATGTTGCAGGCCAGGGGACTCCCCGCCGGGGTCAGCCCGGAGGAGTTCTGCCTTGAATCGCCGGGCACGTTGCGCGGCATCCATATGGAATACGCCGAGGCCGGGGCGGATATCCTGACCACCAACACCTTCGGCGGCACGCGCTATAAACTCCCCGCCGGGCTCGACGCGGCGGCGTTCAACCGGCGCATGGCGGAAATCGCGCGCGAGGCGGCGGATGCCGCGGCGGCCAAGCTGGGCCGCCCCGTCTTTGTCGCGGGAAGCATCGGCCCTTCCGGCAAGTTCGTGCCGCCGCTGGGCGATATCCCGTTCACCGATCTTGTCGCGGCGTTCCGGGAGCAGATACGCGGCCTGGTTGCCGGCAGGGTTGATCTGCTTCTGGCCGAAACGCAGTTCGATATCGCCGAAGTCAAGGCCATTGTCCTTGCGGCCCGCCAGGAATGCGCCCTTCCCATCGGCGTCTCCATGACGTTTGAGAACGGGCGCAGCCTTACGGGTTCCTCCCCGGAAGTGTTCGCCGCCACGGCTGCCAACATGGGGGTGACGTTCATCGGCACCAACTGCAGCGCCGGACCGAAGGAAATGGCGGAGGTCGTCACGCGCCTGCTCGCGGTCTCTCCCGTGCCGGTCATGGCGGAGCCCAACGCCGGGTTGCCGGAGCTTGTCGGCAATGAAACCGTGTTCCGCCTGCCGCCCGCTCCCTTTGCGGAGGCCGCCGGGCTTATCGCGCGCGACGGCGTGCAACTGATAGGCGGTTGCTGCGGCACCACGCCGGACCATATCCGCGCCCTGCACGCGAACACGGGCCCTGGCCGCGTCATGCGCGAGGCCCCATCCATGGCCGGAGGCGTGACCGTCACCAGCCGCTCGGGCCTTGTGCGGATCGGATATGACGAGCCGTTCCGGATCATCGGCGAGCGCATCAACCCCACGGGCAAAAAGCAGCTTTCCGCCGAACTGGCCGTCGGGGAATTTACAACGGCGCTGCGCTTCGCGGATGAGCAGGTGGCCGCGGGCGCGCATGTGCTCGACGTCAACGTGGGCGCGCCCCTGGTGGACGAGGTGGCGCTGCTGCCCGAGCTTGTCGCGGCGCTGGCCTCCCGGCATGCCATCCCCCTGGCGCTCGATTCCTCCAACGCGGAGGCCGTTGCCGCCGCCCTGGCCGCGTATCCGGCATCCCCGCTGGTCAATTCCATCAGCAACGAGCCGGGCAACCTGGAGCGCCTCGGCCCGCTGTGCCGGGATTACGGCGCGCCGTTCATTCTGCTGCCGCTAAAAGGCAAAAAATTACCGGAAAGCGCGGGCGAACGCATAGCCATTATCGAATCCATGCTCGCCGCCATGGATGATTTGGGCGTTCCCCGGCACCTGGCGCTGGTGGACGTGCTGGTTCTCACGGTTTCCGCCAACGCCCGCGCGGCCCTGGAATGCCTGGATGTGGTGCGCTATTGCCGTGAAAAGCTTAATTTACCTACAACCGCGGGGCTTTCCAACGTTTCTTTCGGCCTGCCTGCCAGGGAGCTGGTCAATGCCGGATTTTTGAGCATGGGCGCGGGCGTGGGGTTGAATGCCTGCATCGCCAACCCCGGCAATGCCCGCATCCGGGAAGCCGTTGCGGTTTCCGACCTCCTGGCGGGCCGCGACCTCGCGGCGGGCAGGTTTATCGCAACGTACACAGGCTGGAAGCCGGGGGAGGGGGCATCCCAGGCCGCCGCGCAGGGCGGGGGAGGCGCGGATGCGAAAGTTGCTCTGTCTCTTGCCGACGCCGTGATCCTCGGGCGCAAGGAAGAAATCATCCCCATGGTGCAAACCGCCCTTGACGGCGGGCGCGACCCCTTCGCCCTGGTTGCGGATGAGCTTATCCCGGCCATAACGGACGTCGGGACAAAGTACGAGCGTAAGGAATATTTTTTGCCCCAGTTGATCCGCTCGGCGGAAACGATGCAGGCGGCTTTTGCCGTGGTTCGCCCCCTGCTGGAAAAAGACGCCCGGGCGGAAGAGAAAACAGTCATATTGACGGCCACGGTCGAGGGCGATATCCATGACATAGGGAAGAATATTGTCAACCTGATGCTCCGCAACCACGGGTTTGAGGTTATCGACCTGGGCAAGGACGTGCCCGCGGCCGAGATCGTCAAGGCGGCCCGGAGCGGAAAGGCGGCGGCCATAGGGCTTTCCGCCCTGATGACCACCACCATGGTCCGCATGGCCGATACCGTGACCTTGCTGCAAAAGGAAGGGCTCTCCGTGCCGGTCATGGTCGGCGGGGCCGTGGTGACGCCATCTTTCGCGGAAAGCATCGGAGCCCATTATTCTTCCGACGCCGTGGACGCAGTTCGCGTGGCGCGGGAATTGACGGGAAAATGA